The following are encoded together in the Macadamia integrifolia cultivar HAES 741 chromosome 10, SCU_Mint_v3, whole genome shotgun sequence genome:
- the LOC122092464 gene encoding aldehyde oxidase GLOX-like has protein sequence MDMNDHITSSLFLSLLLFTIVSLPLMTSQTPSSSINGGAWRLLQSSIGISAMHMQLLRNNKVVIFDRTDFGRSNLSLPSGHCRYDTSDMALKVDCTAHSLLYDINSNTFRPLTVQTDTWCSSGAALPNGNLLQTGGFNDGDRVIRLLDSCDDCDSDWLESPNYLSVRRWYATDQSLPDGRVIIIGGRRQFNYEFYPRSSRDSRDAHRLKFLRQTRDEDENNLYPFVHLLPNGHLFIFANTRSISFDYVRNLVVKEFPPITGGDPRNYPSSGSSVLLPLHFSFEPRSPVEAEVLICGGARRGAFRRVENDNFEPACNTCGRLRVTDPDPKWVMEVMPMARVMGDMLLLPTGDVLIINGAGSGTAGWERASEPVTEPVIYSPTNKRFSVMNPSTIPRLYHSSAVLLPDGRILVGGSNPHVYYNFTGLKFPTELSLEAFSPPYLAEQNMGLRPSVTAVNHVLGYGQHLTVDFTVQEYHNASGVSVTMLAPSFTTHSFGMNQRMVVLRVTEVVHVAKRTYRLMAFGPATAEIAPSGYYLLFVLHAGIPSSGVWMKVQGGP, from the coding sequence ATGGACATGAATGACCACATCAcctcctccctcttcctctcaCTTCTACTCTTCACCATCGTCTCTCTTCCTCTAATGACATCTCAAACTCCGTCTTCTTCCATTAATGGCGGTGCATGGCGTTTACTACAATCGAGTATCGGCATCTCAGCCATGCACATGCAACTCCTACGTAACAACAAAGTCGTCATCTTCGATCGAACTGATTTCGGCCGTTCCaacctctctcttccttctggTCATTGCCGATACGATACCTCCGATATGGCACTTAAGGTCGACTGCACTGCACACTCTTTGCTTTATGATATCAACTCCAATACCTTCCGTCCTTTAACGGTGCAAACTGACACGTGGTGTTCATCCGGCGCCGCTCTCCCTAATGGCAATCTCTTGCAAACCGGCGGCTTCAACGACGGCGATCGGGTAATTCGCTTGTTGGATTCATGCGATGATTGTGATTCTGATTGGCTGGAATCCCCTAATTATCTTTCCGTCCGGCGATGGTACGCGACTGACCAGAGTCTTCCCGACGGTCGCGTGATCATCATTGGTGGACGAAGACAATTTAATTACGAATTCTACCCTCGAAGCTCTAGGGACTCGAGGGACGCTCACCGGCTCAAGTTCTTGAGACAAACAAGAGATGAAGACGAGAACAATCTTTACCCCTTTGTGCATCTCTTGCCCAACGGTCACTTGTTCATCTTTGCTAACACTAGATCCATATCGTTCGATTACGTTCGAAATCTGGTGGTGAAGGAGTTTCCTCCCATCACCGGCGGCGATCCCCGGAACTACCCGAGCTCTGGATCGTCGGTGCTTTTGCCTCTCCACTTCTCCTTCGAGCCAAGGAGTCCCGTGGAGGCTGAGGTTTTAATCTGCGGTGGTGCACGGAGGGGTGCTTTCCGGCGGGTTGAAAATGATAACTTTGAACCCGCATGTAACACATGTGGAAGATTGCGGGTCACCGACCCGGATCCCAAATGGGTCATGGAGGTGATGCCGATGGCACGTGTGATGGGTGATATGCTTCTTCTTCCCACCGGCGACGTCCTGATAATTAACGGCGCCGGGAGTGGTACGGCCGGTTGGGAAAGAGCGAGCGAACCGGTCACTGAACCGGTGATTTATAGTCCAACCAATAAGAGATTCTCGGTCATGAATCCTTCCACGATACCAAGACTCTACCACTCATCGGCTGTGTTGTTACCTGATGGGCGTATTTTAGTGGGAGGCAGCAATCCCCACGTATATTATAACTTTACCGGCTTAAAGTTTCCGACGGAGCTCAGCTTAGAGGCCTTCTCGCCGCCGTACCTGGCGGAACAGAACATGGGGCTCCGGCCATCGGTGACAGCTGTTAACCATGTTTTGGGTTACGGACAGCATTTAACAGTGGATTTCACGGTGCAGGAGTACCACAACGCGAGCGGCGTATCTGTTACGATGTTAGCGCCGTCGTTTACTACACACTCATTTGGAATGAATCAGAGAATGGTGGTTCTGAGAGTGACGGAGGTTGTACACGTGGCTAAAAGGACGTATAGATTGATGGCTTTTGGGCCGGCAACGGCTGAGATTGCACCGAGTGGGTACTACCTCTTGTTTGTCTTGCATGCGGGTATACCAAGTTCGGGGGTATGGATGAAGGTGCAGGGAGGACCTTGA
- the LOC122090790 gene encoding uncharacterized protein LOC122090790 → MKVHPAPRKRNITLRYDINSSLSEANRLMGRQKKLRRLPHIFNRVLELPFHSDADILVEENSDCFRFIAITDDVGDDVTTHTFEIHPGVTKIVIRGSNLLELYMDELEIDLWRFRLPPSTRPELANAVYVDGELIITVPKDVSSHESGEEEEEEEEEEEGGWGEGNGDLMGAVGRLVLVQ, encoded by the coding sequence ATGAAGGTCCATCCAGCTCCAAGGAAACGGAACATTACGCTCAGGTACGACATCAATTCAAGTCTCTCCGAGGCTAATAGGCTCATGGGAAGGCAGAAGAAGCTCCGTCGTCTCCCTCACATATTCAACAGAGTCTTGGAGTTGCCATTCCATTCCGACGCCGACATCTTGGTAGAAGAGAATTCTGATTGTTTCCGCTTCATCGCCATAACTGACGATGTGGGTGATGATGTGACAACTCACACCTTTGAAATTCATCCTGGAGTTACAAAGATTGTGATCAGAGGGAGTAATCTTCTCGAATTGTATATGGACGAGCTCGAGATCGATCTGTGGAGGTTCAGACTTCCACCATCGACAAGGCCAGAACTTGCTAACGCTGTTTATGTTGATGGGGAACTAATCATAACCGTCCCCAAGGATGTCAGCAGCCACGAATccggtgaagaagaagaagaagaagaagaagaagaagaaggaggttggGGTGAGGGAAATGGGGATCTCATGGGTGCAGTGGGTCGTCTTGTTCTTGTACAGTAA